CGCGCCGATGTTCTCGGGCTTAGCGATCGGCGTGACCGGCAGGTTCTGTGCGAACAGCAGCTGCCAGCGGGTGTACAGGGCCTTGCGTTCGCTGGCGCTGGGCGTGACCGCTGCCGACTCGAAGATGTTGTAGATCTCCTTTTCCCAGGGGGCCATCTTGGCAATGTTGGGCGTCTCGCCGTCCTTGGCAGGCTGGAGCGAACGGTGCCAGTAGTACAGGCTGCCGCCGGGCTCCCAGATGGGGCGGCGCAGTTCCGGATCGGGCTGGTCACCGAAGGCGTGCAGGATCATGTCGTAATCGCCCGCCAGACCGGTCGAGAGCAGTTTGCTGCTCAGGATGCCGCGGAGGTTAACCTTCACGCCGATCTTCGCGAAGTCGCTCTGCAGGATGGTGGCGATGGGCGGGTACACGGCAGAGTCCGTGCCGTAGGTCAGGTCGAACTCCAGGGGTTTGCCGTTCGGCAGCAGGCGCGTGCCGGCGGCATTCTTCTTGCTCAGGCCCAGGGCGTCCAGCGCTGCGCCCGCCGCGGCCAGGTCGAAGCTGCCGAGCTGGCGGGTGGTGTTGACATAGAAGGCCTTGTTGGCGGGCGCGACGCCGTGACCGGGCAGGCTGGCGAGGCCGTTGTACACCGTGTCGATGATGCGGGGCCGGTTCACGGCGGACTGCATGGCGCGGCGGAAGCGCACGTCACTGAAGACCTTCGCCACGGCCGGATCCTTGTCGTCGAAGTTGTACGCCACGAAGGGCGGGCTGCCGAACAGGGCCGTGAAGCGGTTCACCTTGAAGTTCCCGCCCGCCACTTCCTTCTGCTTGAGATCCGGGAACTGCGCGCCGTTGGAATTCAGCTGGTCGAGGTTCCCGGCAAGGAACTGTGCGAGCTGGGCCTGCGGATCGCGGATGACCAGGAAGTCGAGTTTGTCCAGGTACGGCAGCTTCTGGCCCTTGCCGTCCACCTTCCAGTAGTTGGGGTTGCGCACGAGCGTGACCTTCTGGCCGCTGGTGTACGAGTCGAGCTTGAAGGGCCCGGTGCCCACGACCTCGCTGGGGGCGACGTTGGTCGGCCACGCGTTGTTGATGTCGGCGGGCTTGGCGCCGCCGTCGATGGACATCTTGAGCAGCTTGTGCTGCGGCATGATGAAGTAGCGCTGCTGCAGCAGGAAGGCGGGGGCCGGGCGCGGCAGGGTGAAGCGCACGGTGTAGTCGTCGACCTTGGTGAAGGTCACGGGCTGGCCGCCGAGCGTGAAGTTCCCGGCGTCCCCGGCGCGCGTCTCGGGGTTCGCCACGAGGTTCTTGTACGTGAAGATCACGTCGTCGGCGTTGAAGGTCTGGCCGTCGCTCCACTTCACGCCCTGACGCAGTTTGAAGGTGTACACCTTGCCGTCCGGGCTGATCGTCCAGCTCTCGGCCAGTGCGGGCTCGATCTTGTAGGTGGAGAGGTTGAACTCGACCAGGCCGTCGAACAGCTGCTGGGCGATCAGGCCAAGGTTGTTGTCGATCGCGCCGTAGTAGTTCAGGCTCTGCGGACTGTCGCCGAGGGCCAGGGTGTAGGTGCCGCCGGACTTGCCGTCGACGACGCCCAGGGCGCTGTAGCCGGTGAACTTCTTGGGCGCGGCGGCGGCGCTGCCGATCAGCGCGAGGGTGACGAGGGCCAGGGCCAGGGGGGGAGTGGGACGCTTCAACATGAGAACCTCCGGAACTGCTGCGGGTGGGGCGGGTGAATGTTCCGCCCAGACTAATACCACTGCCTGTCCACTTGCAAGTCTTCCGCCGTGTGGCCTGGAAGTGGTATTCTCCGTGGCGATGTCCATGACCGACCACTGGTCCCTCCCGATCGACGCGGCGAGCGCCACGCCGGTGTACGTGCAGGTGGCGCAGCAGCTCCAGCGGCGCATCGAGAACGGCGACCTGCGCCGGGGGAGTGCCCTGCCTGCCGAACGTGACTTCGCGGCGCAGCTGGGCATCTCCCGCGTCACCGTGCGCCAGGCGCTGGCCCTGCTGGAAAAACAGGGCCTGCTGCTGCGCAAGCACGGCAGCGGCACCTTCGTCACGCCGCCCGTGCGGCGCGGAGAGATGCCCAGCCGGCCGCTGGGCCTGCTGTCGTCCTTCAGCGAGGACGTCCGGTCGCGCGGCCAGCGGCCCGGTGGGCGCGTCCTGAGTTTCGAGCGGGGGCGTCCCACCGCGCACGAGGCCCTGAGCCTGGCCCTCTCGCCCACCGAGTCCGTCTACCGCGTGCGGCGGCTGCGGACGGCGAACGACGAGCCCCTGGCCATCGAGGAAAGTACCCTGCCGGCCGGTCTGGTCGGCACCCTGACGGCCGCGCACGTGACCGACACCAGCCTCTACTTGCTGCTGCGCACGCGGAACCTGGAGCCCAGCCGGGGCATCCGGCACCTGCGGGCGATCAATGCTGATCTCACCCTGGCCGGTCAGCTGGGGGTTCCGGTCGGGGCGGCGCTGGTCTCCACCGAGCGCGTGTCTTGGACTGCCGAGGGTGTGCCCGTCGAGTACGCCCGCGCCCAGTATCGTGGCGACCGCTTCGACTTCGTGATGGAACTCCACGGAGACAGTGACAGCTGATGGCCGCGCCGCGAGGCCAGAGGCCACAGACTCGCAGGTGCGCTGGAACACCCCTCCGGGTTCATCCGCAGTCGGTGTGCCTGTGAGTGCCGATCCCCGCCGCACTGAGGCGGTCCATCCGGGCCTTGCCGACCTGGATCGCCTGAGCACGCAGGAACTGGTCAGCGCGTTCGTGGACGACCAGCAGGACGCCGTGAAAGCCGTTCAGCTGGCCTCGGTGGCCCTCGGCCGCGTGGTCGAGGCCGCCCTGCCGCGCCTGCGCGCCGGAGGCCGGCTGGTCTATGCCGGCGCCGGCACCAGCGGCCGGCTGGGCGTGCTGGACGCCACGGAACTGACTCCCACCTTCTCCTGGCCACCTGCGCGGGCCGTGCCGCTCATCGCGGGCGGCGAGGTCGCCATCCGTCAGGCGGTCGAGGGGGCCGAGGACGACCACGCCTCCGGAGAGGCCGACGTGAAGGCCGCTGGCACCGGCCCGCAGGATGTGCTGATCGCCATCGCTGCCAGCGGCACCACGCCGTATGTCCTGGGAGCGGTGCGCGCGGCCAGACAGGCGGCTGCCCTCACGGTCGGGATCGCGAACAACCCCGGCACGCCCCTGCTGACCACGGCGGACTGGCCGGTGCTGCTCGACACCGGCCCGGAGGTCATCTCCGGAAGTACCCGCCTGAAGGCCGGAACCGCGCAGAAGATCGCGCTGAACACCATTTCCAGCGCCCTGATGGTCAAGCTGGGTAAGGTCTACGGGAACCTGATGGTCGACATGCGGGCCAGCAACGAGAAACTCCAGGGCCGTGCCGTGCGGTTGGTGCAGCACGCGACCGGAGTAGACGACGAGCAGGCCCGGTCGGCCCTGGGCCACGCCGACGGTCACGTGAAAACCGCCATCGTGATGCTGCTCCTCGGGGTGGACGCGGAGGGAGCGGCCTCCCGGCTGCGCGAGACCGACGGCCACGCCCGACTGGCCCTGGGTCGCCCATGATTCCCGAGGTCACCCGAAGCCTGCTGGAGACCGCGATCGACGGGGGCGGGCTGCCCGGCGCCGCCCTGGGCGTCGTGGACGCGCGCGGCGCCGCTCAGACGCTGGTGCTGGGTCTCGCCCAGCGCGATCCGGACGCCAGGGCGCTCACAGCAGATCATCTGTTCGACCTGGCAAGCCTGACCAAACCGCTGTTCACGGCCCGTGAGCTGCTCCGCGCCGTGGCCGCCGGCAGCGTCGACCTCGACGATGACCTCGGCACCTTCCTGCCGGAGCTCGCGTGGATGCAGGACACGCCGCTCCGGACGAGATCCCTGCGGCAGCTTCTCACACACACCGCTGGCCTGCCCGCGTGGGCACCGCTGTACACCTGGGGCGACGCGGCCACCATCCGCGCGCGCGTGCTGCAGGAACCCTGGACCATGCGCGATCCCGGGGAGGTCGTGTACTCGGATCTGGGGTACATCCTGCTGGGCCGCGTGCTGGAGCGGGTACACGGCCGGCCCCTGCGCGACTTCCCGCTCGACGCCGGCCTGACCTTCGCCCCGGAGGCCGCACGTTCCGTCGCCACGGAACGCTGTGCGTGGCGGGAGCGGATGCTGCGCGGCGAGGTGCACGACGAGAACGCCGGGGCACTGGGCGGCGTCTCCGGCCACGCGGGGCTGTTCGGCACGCTGGGCGGCGTCCTGCGGCAGGCGGAACTCATCCTGCGCGGTGGCTGGCTCCCGGCCGCCGCGCAGGACGCCGCGCTCCGCCCGGCCGCCCCCGGCCGCACCCTGACCTTCGTGCAGGCGCAGGCCGGCTGGAGCGGCGGCAGTCTCGCCAGCCCCCTGGCGGTCGGTCACACGGGCTTCACCGGCACCGGGCTGTGGGTGGATCACGCCCGCGGCCTGGCCTGGGTGCTGCTCACCAACCGCGTGCATCCCACCCGGCACTCCGGCTTCGATATCCAGGGCCTGCGCCGCGCCGTGGGCAATACCCTGCTCGCCCCCAGGGACTAACGCGCCCACAGAGCAAGCGGCAGACCGCTACGGCCCGAACAGGTCGGTCATCGGAGTGGCCTGGGCCGCCTGCCGCAGTGGCGGGAGCCCCCAGGCGTCCTCCAGGGTTCGCAGCAGCGAATAGTGGTTGTACGGAACGCGGGACTTCACGCCCCGTGGCCCCGAGGTCGTGACCACCACCGTGGCAACCGTGCCGCCCCCGCCGGCATCATCGCTGCCCTCGTCGAAGGTGATCACGATGGCCGATCGCCCTGTCCACGCCGGGGAGGCCAGAATCGCGTCCGTCCACGTCTTCACGAAGCGGTCGCCCGCGCGCTGCAGCGTGCGGCCCGGCGGGCAGGTCACTGCACCGTGCAGGTCATGGCACACGTCCGGCACGATCAGACTGAAGGCGGGCACGTGTCCGGATGTCAGGTCGCCCTGAAGGGGATCGAGCGACACCACCTTCGCGCGCCGGGCCGGACTGCCCGCGATCTCCGCCGAGAGCATGAAGGGGTTGTGCTTCTTGCCGTAGGCGCCGGCCGCGCCGCCGTCCCACCCGGTGCTGGGAAGCCCCTGGAAGTACCCCTTCCAGTCGAGCCCGGCGCGTTCCAGCTGCAGGGGCAGGGTGTCACCTGCAAAGCGCTGCGTGGGGTCGTCGGAGACGCTGCCGAAAGTGGAGCCGCTGATCATGGCCACGTAATTCGGCAGGCTGGGGTGCGCAACTCCGGTGTAGGTCGTGGCCAGCCCGTAGGTGCGTGCCAGGGCATTCAGGGTGGGCAGGTTCGGGTTCCCGATCGCCTGCGCGTAACTGGTGTTCTCCAGCACGATCAGGAACACGTGATCGAACGGCACGGGGGAGGACGTGGCGGCCTGAGCGCTCAGGCCCACTGCGAGCGCGAGGGCAGTGAGAACGGGTTTCACTGCCCAGCCTGCCCACGGCGCACTTCGAGCGCGACTGGAATGAAACTCAGGACGACCACCGCGCCCACCATCAGCAGGATGTACCGGTCGAGGTTGGGGATCACGCTGCCCAGCGCGTAGCCCAGCAGCGGGACGGCCAGCGCCCACAGCAGGCCACCCACGGCGTTGTACGCCAGGAACTGCGGGTAGGGCATGTTGCCCACGCCCGCCAGGGTGGGCGCCGCCGTCCGCACGACCGGGACGAAGCGGGCCATGATCAGCGCCCTGCTGCCGTGCCGGGCAAAGAACGCGCGGGTGCGTTCCACGAACTCCGGCTTGAAGACGCGGCTTCCCGGGCGGCTGAACACCCCTGGCCCGAACTGGCGGCCGATCGCGTAGCCCACCGAATCTCCGATCACCGCGCCCGCCACGGCGGCCAGCATCAGCGGAAGCAGGTGCAGGGTGCCCTGCCGGGCGAGCAGGCCTGCCGTGATCAGCAGACTGTCGCCAGGCAGAAAAAAGCCGACCAGCAGGCCGGACTCGGCGAAGACCAGGCCGAAGATTCCAGCGTAGGACACGCTCTGGATCAGGTGGGGGAGGTCGAACATCCCGTCAGCCTAGTCCTGGAAGGTCAAGGCACGGTAGCGCCGGAGTCAGCGGTCAATCCTCGGACGGTCAGGTGTCGTGGGTACCGGGTCACCACACTGCGCGGTCGCCTGACCGCTGTTCCCATTCTTGTTCCCTGGACTTGCCATGGCTGAACTTCAACTTTCAGCGCCGTTACGGGACAGTGGGCATCACGTTACGGTTGAATTGTTCACACGGGGGCGGCGGAGTACAAAGTGAAGTATTGCTCAAGCGTGTGGGCCGTCAGGTTCAGGTTTCTTGGGCGAAGCTTCAGCCACAGGGGGAGGCGTGCCCCCACAATGACCCCATCGCAACAGTTCTGTTCCGAACTGCGCTCTTTGGGGGAACACAAGATGACTATCCGACGTGTCCTGCTCCTGGGAAACCACACGCCGCGCCAGTGCGGTATCGCCACCTTCACAGCCGATCTCGCCGATGCCCTCCTGGCGGCCCAACCGGCACTGGACGTCGTCGTCGTCGCCATGGACGACGGCCATGTCCAGCAGTACCCGGAACGTGTGGCCCTCACGATTCCGCAGGGTGATCCCGAGGCCTACCAGCGCGCCGCCGAGACCATCAACGACCTGAACGTGGACGTCGTGTGCGTTCAGCACGAGTTCGGTATCTACGGCGGCCCGGCCGGTAGTTACCTGCTCACGCTGCTGCGCGGCCTGGACGTACCGGTCATCACGACCCTGCACACGGTGCTTGAAACGTACTCGCCCGAGCAGCGTGCGGTCATCGAGGAACTCGCGGTGCTGAGCGAGCGCCTCGTCGTGATGAGTGCGCGGGCCGTGGATTTCCTGACCGCCCAGGGCATCCCCGCCGGCAAGATCGAGTTTATCCACCACGGTATGCCCCTGCTGGACTTCGACCGGGAGGAGCAGAAGGCCGAGCTCGGGCTGGCTGGCCACGAGGTCATCCTCACCTTCGGCCTGCTCTCCCCGAACAAGGGTCTGGAAAACGCGATCCGGGCCCTGCCCGACGTCGTTGCCACCCATACGAACGTCACGTATCTGGTGCTGGGCGCCACCCATCCGCATCTGCGGGAGCGGGAAGGCGAGGCGTACCGCGAGGGCCTGATGGCGCTGGCCGCGTCACTCGGCGTGGCGGAGCACGTGCGCTTCGAGAACCGGTTCGCCACCCTGGACGAGCTGGGCCGCTACATTGCGGCGGCCGACATCTACCTCACGCCCTACCTGAACCGCGAGCAGATCACGTCCGGCACCCTGGCGTACGCGCTCGGCAACGGCAAGGCCGTCATCAGCACGCCGTACTGGCATGCCGAGGAACTGCTGGCCGACGACCGGGGCGTCCTCGTGCCCTTCCACGACACGCCGGCCCTCACGGCCGCGCTGCTGGGCCTGCTGGACGACCCGCAGCGGCGCGCCGCGCTGGAAGCCCGTGCCCGCGCCTACGGCCAGGGCATGACCTGGCCGGCCATCGGCGCACAGTACCTGCAGGTGTTCGCGGAAACGGGTCGCGCGGTCACGCTCACGCAGCCGCTGCCTGCGCTGCCAACCGTGACGCTGAGGCATGTGGCGGCCCTGTCGGACGACACCGGGGTGTTCCAGCACGCGACCTTCACGCTGGCCAACCCCCACGAGGGCTACACCACCGACGACAACGCCCGCGCCCTGATGCTGGCCGCCGCCTGCCCGGACGACCCGCACGCGCCGCTGCTCGCCCGGCGCGCCCTGACCTTCCTGCACGGAGCGCTGGATGGGGACGGGTACTTCCGGAACTTCATGTCATACGACCGCCGCTGGCTGGAAGCGCGCGGATCCGAGAACGCCCAGGCCCGAGCCGTGCGCGCCCTGGTCGTCGCGGCGCGTGACCTGAGGGAACCCGGTCTGCGCGGAGCCGCGCAGGAACTCCTGGCTCACGCCTGGACAGCGATCGGGCAGCTGGACAGTCCGCGCGCGCAGGCCCTGGCCCTGATGGCCCTCGCCGACCAGCGGCTCGCGGGCGGGCCGAACCCTGACCGTGACGACGTGGCGCACCGCTACGCCATGAACCTACGCCGCCTGCACGGGGCTCACGCCCGACCCGACTGGCCATGGTTCGAACCGTACCTGAGCTACTCGAACGCGAAGTTGTCTCACGGCCTGCTCGCTTATGGCCGCGCGTATGCGGCGCCGGGCGACATCGCCCTGGGCTTGGAGACGCTCGCCTGGCTGGAAGGCGTGCAGACGGGTCCGCACGGCACCTTCTGGCCGGTGGGCAGCGAACGCGTGTACCGCAGCGGCGAGGCCCGGCCGCTGTGGGACGGCCAGCCCATCGAGGTCTACGCTACGGTCGCCGCCGACCTGGAAGCCTACGCGGTCACGTCCGACGAGCGCTGGCTGGATCTGGCCCGCCGCGCCGTGAACTGGCTGCTGGGCGTGAACCCACTGAGGCAGCCGCTGTTGAACCCGGCGAGCGGTGGCTGCCGCGACGGCCTGCACCGCGACCGCCTGAACATGAACGAGGGCGCCGAGAGCACCCTGGCCCTGTGGCAGAGCGTCGCAGATCTGCGCGCAGCCCAACTCACGCCCAGTGCGGGGACGCTCACCGGTGACTGAGCGTGCGGTGCTGGAGCGGCCGGGCATTCAGCATCCGCTGGCCCGGCACCCCGTAGAGGATCGGCCGGTGCGGATCGGGATGCTCGCCCCCATCGCGTGGCGCGTTCCCCCCAGGCACTACGGGCCGTGGGAGCGGGTGGTCTCGCTGCTCACCGAGGGACTCGTTGCCGCTGGAGCCGACGTGACCCTCTACGCCACCCAGGACGCCCTGACCTCGGCCCGGCTCAGCGCAGTCGTGCCCACTCCCTACGAGGAGACGCCGGGGATGGACGTGAAGGTCTGGGAGGGGCTGCACCTCGCGCATGCCTTCAATGCCGCCGAACAGGTGGACATCGTGCACAACCATGCGGACTTCCTGCCGCTGATGTTCGCGTCGCTGGTGGACATTCCCACGGTCACGACCATCCACGGCTTCTCCGGCGCGGCGATCCTGCCCGCGTACACCGCCTACGCGGATCGCGTGCACTTCGTGAGCATCAGTGACGCCGATCGCTCGCCGAACCTGCCGTACATCGCCACGGTGTACCACGGCATCGACCTGGCCGAGTTCACGTTCCGGGCCCAGCCGCAGCAGCCTCCCTACGCGGCCTTCCTGGGCCGGATCCATCCGGACAAGGGCGCGGCCGACGCCATCCGCGTGGCCCGCGCCGCCGGCCTGCCGCTGAAGATCGCGGGCATCATCCATGACCGCGCGTACTTCGAGCGGGAGGTTGAGCCCCACCTCGGCGCGGACATCACCTTCCTCGGCTCGGTCGATCCGGCCGGGCGGAATGCACTGCTGGGCGGCGCGGCGGCGCTGCTGCACCTGATCCATTTCGATGAGCCCTTCGGCCTCTCGGTGCTGGAGGCCATGGCCTGTGGTACCCCGGTCATCGCCTACGGGCGCGGCAGTATGAGAGAACTGATCGAGGACGGGGTGAGCGGCCGGGTCGTGCCCGACGAGGCTGGGGCGGTGGCCGCGCTTCACGCGCTGGACGGCCTCGACCGCGCCGCCGTTCGTGCCCACGCCGCCACCTTCAGCGTGGAGCGGATGGTCGACGGGTACCTGCAGGTCTACCGGCAGCTCATCGCTGCCAGGGTTTCGTCATGACCCGTGGAGTACCGTTGGGCATGTCACTTCCAGGCCGCAAGCGCTCGCCGGTGCTGTTTCGTCGCACGGACGACAACCCCATCCTCACCGCTGCCCAGTGGCCCTACCCGGCGAACTCGGTCTTCAATGCCGGCGCGACCCGCCTGCAGGACGGCACCACGCTGCTGCTGTGCCGCGTGGAGGACTTCCGTGGGCTGTCGCACCTGACGGCCGCCCGCTCCCGCGACGGCGTGAGCGCGTGGCAGATCGACCACCACCCGACCCTGGCCCCACACCCGGATCACCCGGAGGAGGAGTGGGGGGTCGAGGATCCCCGGATCACCTGGCTGCCCGACGAGGGCCGCTACGCCGTGCTGTACACCGCGTACAGCCACAACGGCCCCGGCGTGGCGCTGGCACTCACCGACGACTTCGTGACCTTCGAGCGGCGCGGCATCATCTTTCCACCCGAGGACAAGGACGCCGCGCTCTTTCCCCGCCGGTTCGGGGATCACTGGGCCGCCATCCACCGGCCGGTGACCAGCACGAGCGCCAACATGAACCTGTCGTTCAGCGCGAACCTGTACCACTTCGGCAACACCCGCACCATCCTCGAGGCCCGGCAGGGCGCGTGGTGGGACGCGAACAAGGTGGGCCTCTCCGCGCCGCCCATCGAAACGGAAGAGGGCTGGTTGGTCATCTACCACGGTGTCAAGCGCACCGGGAGCGGCGTGCTGTACCGCAACGGGCTGGCGCTGTTCGACCTCAACCACCCGGAGCGTCTGATCCGCCGGAGCGATCCCTGGTGCTTCGGGCCGCGCGACCTGGCCGAACGCGTCGGTGATGTCGACAATGTCGTGTTCCCCTGTGGCACCACGCTGCAGGACGACGGCGACACGCTGCACGTGTACTACGGGCAGGCGGACACCAGCATCGGCCTGGCGACCGCCAGCATCCGGCAACTGCTGGACTGGTTGCGGGAGAATTCCACCATGCAGGCCGCGCCCCCCCTCGAGGCGCTGCCCGCCGACGACTGACCGGCCGGCAGGTCGTCCCGGCAACTGCCCGGGCGAAGGCCATCAGGCTTTCGCCCGGGCGTTTCCATGTCTGCCCTGAACCCACCGCACTTCGCTGTGAACGCGCTTATGAACGGCTCAGGGTTAAGACGGTGCGTAACTCTGTGCCGCCTGCCTGGGTGGCACGCTCTATGCTGCACGTCAATCATTGCCGTGCTGTCCGCCGTCCACCCCTGTCCGAGGTGCCCATGTTCGATGAATTCCACGTGCACGCCCTGCTCACGCCAGAGGAACGCCTGATCCGCGAGAGTGTACGCGCCTACTGCGACAAGGAACTGCTGCCCCAGGTGGCCGGCTGGTGGGACAGTGGCGACCTGCCGGTGCGTGACGTGATGAAACAGTTCGGCGCGCTGGGCCTGCTCGGCCCGACGGTGCCGGAGGAGTATGGAGGGGCGGGCGCCACCTACTCGGCCTACGGCGCCATGATGTACGAACTGGAACGCGTGGACAGCGGCCTGCGCTCGGCGGCCAGCGTGCAGGGCAGTCTGGTGATGTACCCCATTCACGAGTACGGGTCTGACGAGCAGAAGGAGCGCTGGCTGCCTGGCCTCGCCCGTGGAGAGCTGATCGGCTGCTTCGGTCTGACCGAGCCCGATGGCGGCTCGGATCCCGGAGCCATGCGCACCCGTGCCCACAGGGACGGCGATGCCTACGTCCTGAGCGGCACCAAGATGTGGATCACCAACAGCCCCGTCGCCGACGTGGCCGTGGTCTGGGCCAAGGACGACGCGGGGGTCGTGCGCGGGTTTATCGTGCCCACCGACACGCCGGGCTTTGAGGCCCCGAAGATCACCCGCAAGATGAGTCTGCGCGCGTCCGTGACCGGAGAGATCGTGCTTGACGGATGCCGGATCCCCGCCGCGAACCTGCTGCCAGGCAGTGGCGGCCTGAAAAGCCCACTGTCCTGCCTGACCTCCGCGCGCTTCGGGATCGCCTGGGGGGCGATGGGCGCGCTCGAAGCGGTGCTTCAAGCTACGCTCGAGTATACCGGCAGCCGCACCACCTTCGGCAAACCGATCGCCGCGCGCCAGCTGGTGCAGGACAAACTCGTGCGCATGGCCACCGACCACAGCCTTGGCCTGCTGCTCGCGTGGCGGCTGGGTCAGCTCAAGGACGCCGGGCAGATGAACTACGCCCAGGTCAGTTACGCCAAGCGCAACAACGTCCGGGTGGCCCTTCAGGGCGCCCGGCTGGCCCGCGAACTGCACGGTGGGAACGGCATCACCACCGAGTACCCGGTCATCCGCCACATGCTGAATCTGGAGACCGTCGATACCTACGAGGGCACCCACGACATTCATACCCTGATCGTCGGCCGGCACCTGACTGGGCTGGGCGCCCTGGAGTGACGTGACCGCGCCTGAACCCACCTGCGACGCGGCCCACCTGACCCTGCGCCTTCATCGCGCCACCCCAGGACGGGCGCTGCCACGCGGGGGGCTCGCCGTCGGCCCGTGGCAGGCCACGCTTGAGACCCAGGATCCACACGGCCGGATGGTCACCGTCGTCCGGCAGCGTGGCCAGGTGGGCGCACTCCTCGGAACGCTGTACGACACCACCTTGGACGATGCCCTGGAGCGTTACCGCGCCGTCGGGAACGGATTCGCCGCCCAACTGGAGGGCAGTTTCGCACTGCTGATCCTCGATCTGGACGCCGGGCGGGTGCTGGCCCTCACGGACCGTGTTGGCACGCGATCCCTCTACGCTTCCCCGGCGGACGAGGAGGTCTTCCTCTCGACCCGGCCCGGCCTGCCGGCGTTCACCCGTCGCCCGCTGTGCGTCGCGGCGGTGGCGTCGATGCTCGTCAACGGCGGGCTGCCCTCAGGCCTGACCCTGTTCGAAGGTGTCCGCGCCCTTACGCCCACGGAACTCCATGATGTGCGGCCCGACAGGATACACAGCTCGCCGTACTGGACGGTACCGTTCAATCCCGCGCCGCTCGGCCGCCCGGCCGCCGCCCATGCCGGTGAGCTGATCGAACTGATGCGCGGCGCAGTCGCCCGGCGGGTGCGGGCCAGCCGTGAGCGGCCCTATCTGTCGCTCAGCGGCGGCTACGACTCCCGCGGCCTGCTGTCCCTCCTGTACGGGCAACACCCGCACCTGAACACCTACTCCTACGCCCTGCCCTCCAGCCGGCGCGGCACCGACATGGAAGCTGCCGTGCGGCTGGCCACGCAGTATGGCGTACCTCACCAGCAATTCCTCGCCTACCGGGGCGACCTGCCCAGGGTCATCGCACTCAATGCGCGCCAGGGTCACGGAGGCGTGTCCTTCTGCGAGGAAATCGACGCCCTGCAGGACGTCACGGCCGGCCACCCGACCGACGTCTTCACCGGCGAACAGGTCTTCGAACTCCGCACCCACGCGAGCACGTCCACTCCCGAGGCCCTGACCCGCATGCATCTGAACGGTGCGCACGAGTTGAAGTGGCTCGAACCGTACGTGTCAGGCCCTGTGCACGCCGAACTCCTCGCCTCGTGGACGCGGGAATATGACGCCCTGCTCGCGCAGGGTGCACAGTGGGCCACCGGCCTGCACCAGGAACTCGAACTCATGATCCGGCAAACCGAACCCTACCGGTTCCTACCGTGGCGTGAACGCTTCATCGGGCAAGCGGCGAACATCCACGTGCCCTACCTGGATACACAGATCCTGGAATTCATCGGGCACCTGCCGGTCGACCTGATGTCCCACAAGACGATTCTCAAGGTGGCCCTGCGGCAGATGGATCCCCAGATCCTCCGGGTTCCACTGGCGACCTCTCAGGGCTACGAGGCGGACTGGAGCCATGAACTCCGCATGCTCGACGAGGATCAGCTGGAGGTTCTGTTGGGTTTCAACAGCCGCCTGGACGACATGATCGATCCCCTCACGATCCGCCACCTGATCCAAGCGTTGCCGACCACCGTCAGCCGTGGGACGCAGTTGACCTCATCCATTCGACAGGTTCTGGGCACCTGGCGCCGCACGTCGCTCGGCCGTCGGGTGCTTGGGCATCCGCCGATCCGGCCCCGGCTGCAGACGTTGCCAGCCGTGATCCTCAACCTGCTGACCCTCCGGGAGGTATTGCGGGCCTGACCCACCCGCCCCGTGGGCCACGGATCGAACCAGCTGGCCTGCGGAGAAGGCACCGAACCCTGCCTCCCGCTCAGGCGGTCAGTTCAACCGCGACAGGGAACGCAGCGCTGGA
The DNA window shown above is from Deinococcus sp. KSM4-11 and carries:
- a CDS encoding DedA family protein: MFDLPHLIQSVSYAGIFGLVFAESGLLVGFFLPGDSLLITAGLLARQGTLHLLPLMLAAVAGAVIGDSVGYAIGRQFGPGVFSRPGSRVFKPEFVERTRAFFARHGSRALIMARFVPVVRTAAPTLAGVGNMPYPQFLAYNAVGGLLWALAVPLLGYALGSVIPNLDRYILLMVGAVVVLSFIPVALEVRRGQAGQ
- a CDS encoding glycosyltransferase family 4 protein, encoding MTIRRVLLLGNHTPRQCGIATFTADLADALLAAQPALDVVVVAMDDGHVQQYPERVALTIPQGDPEAYQRAAETINDLNVDVVCVQHEFGIYGGPAGSYLLTLLRGLDVPVITTLHTVLETYSPEQRAVIEELAVLSERLVVMSARAVDFLTAQGIPAGKIEFIHHGMPLLDFDREEQKAELGLAGHEVILTFGLLSPNKGLENAIRALPDVVATHTNVTYLVLGATHPHLREREGEAYREGLMALAASLGVAEHVRFENRFATLDELGRYIAAADIYLTPYLNREQITSGTLAYALGNGKAVISTPYWHAEELLADDRGVLVPFHDTPALTAALLGLLDDPQRRAALEARARAYGQGMTWPAIGAQYLQVFAETGRAVTLTQPLPALPTVTLRHVAALSDDTGVFQHATFTLANPHEGYTTDDNARALMLAAACPDDPHAPLLARRALTFLHGALDGDGYFRNFMSYDRRWLEARGSENAQARAVRALVVAARDLREPGLRGAAQELLAHAWTAIGQLDSPRAQALALMALADQRLAGGPNPDRDDVAHRYAMNLRRLHGAHARPDWPWFEPYLSYSNAKLSHGLLAYGRAYAAPGDIALGLETLAWLEGVQTGPHGTFWPVGSERVYRSGEARPLWDGQPIEVYATVAADLEAYAVTSDERWLDLARRAVNWLLGVNPLRQPLLNPASGGCRDGLHRDRLNMNEGAESTLALWQSVADLRAAQLTPSAGTLTGD
- a CDS encoding glycosyltransferase family 4 protein, which translates into the protein MTERAVLERPGIQHPLARHPVEDRPVRIGMLAPIAWRVPPRHYGPWERVVSLLTEGLVAAGADVTLYATQDALTSARLSAVVPTPYEETPGMDVKVWEGLHLAHAFNAAEQVDIVHNHADFLPLMFASLVDIPTVTTIHGFSGAAILPAYTAYADRVHFVSISDADRSPNLPYIATVYHGIDLAEFTFRAQPQQPPYAAFLGRIHPDKGAADAIRVARAAGLPLKIAGIIHDRAYFEREVEPHLGADITFLGSVDPAGRNALLGGAAALLHLIHFDEPFGLSVLEAMACGTPVIAYGRGSMRELIEDGVSGRVVPDEAGAVAALHALDGLDRAAVRAHAATFSVERMVDGYLQVYRQLIAARVSS
- a CDS encoding glycosidase; its protein translation is MSLPGRKRSPVLFRRTDDNPILTAAQWPYPANSVFNAGATRLQDGTTLLLCRVEDFRGLSHLTAARSRDGVSAWQIDHHPTLAPHPDHPEEEWGVEDPRITWLPDEGRYAVLYTAYSHNGPGVALALTDDFVTFERRGIIFPPEDKDAALFPRRFGDHWAAIHRPVTSTSANMNLSFSANLYHFGNTRTILEARQGAWWDANKVGLSAPPIETEEGWLVIYHGVKRTGSGVLYRNGLALFDLNHPERLIRRSDPWCFGPRDLAERVGDVDNVVFPCGTTLQDDGDTLHVYYGQADTSIGLATASIRQLLDWLRENSTMQAAPPLEALPADD